From Riemerella anatipestifer ATCC 11845 = DSM 15868, a single genomic window includes:
- a CDS encoding GtrA family protein: MKQHLLKQKQILFFIIAGGLSAIVEIGSFKLFSIFIPQWLPMEVDLMGVHYPLSNILSTSSGIITNYFLSIWFVFQRGKHSKKREFAYFMGVSVFSTFLSLIFFQVFFWWVFESYLKIWFFTFSREILSKVSAIALVSILNYSVKKRVVFNG; encoded by the coding sequence ATGAAACAGCATCTACTGAAACAAAAACAAATTCTATTCTTTATTATAGCAGGTGGTTTGAGTGCTATAGTAGAGATAGGTTCTTTTAAATTGTTTAGTATCTTTATTCCTCAATGGCTTCCTATGGAGGTAGATTTGATGGGAGTACATTACCCGTTGAGTAATATTTTATCTACCAGTAGTGGTATTATTACCAACTATTTCTTGAGTATATGGTTTGTATTTCAGAGGGGAAAACATTCTAAAAAGAGAGAATTTGCTTACTTTATGGGGGTCTCTGTTTTTTCTACTTTTTTGAGTCTTATATTCTTCCAAGTTTTCTTTTGGTGGGTTTTTGAAAGTTATCTTAAAATATGGTTTTTCACTTTCAGCCGAGAAATACTCAGCAAAGTATCAGCTATCGCTCTAGTATCTATACTCAACTATAGTGTAAAAAAACGAGTGGTATTCAACGGATAA
- a CDS encoding glycoside hydrolase family 3 protein has translation MLFFIFGNNKAQYIPKNNAETLKKEAKIYAEKTYQQLSEDEKIGQLFIVALYTNKGESFINQVKTLVEKENIGGLILMQDDTRRHISLVNELQGKSKIPLMIGMDAEWGLYQRLPIAHKFPWAMTLGAVQDNTLIYEMAAKIAEDCKRMGIYWDFAPVVDVNTNPINPIIGNRSFGSNVKKVIEKGLAYSYGLQDNGVLASIKHFPGHGDTDTDSHLDLPVVNHSLHRLNKVELAPFKALMDKKIGGVMVAHLYVPSLESQKGIPASISYNIVTNLLKNKYGYQGLIITDALNMNAVAKRFNSGELDLRAFKAGNDIMLFSQDVPSGKRLIKKALQSGEISQDRLKESVIKILEAKYLLGLQDFKPIDANNIERDLNNDTHQKLTEKLYANALTLIKDEAKALPLKSSKYYYLPLEEASYQDFVKELQNEREVELITEDKLNTLPQNTSIIVGLHKDNSTAYKPYKISAKSKAILDRVAAKHQLILVVFGSPYALRDINIKNYPTILVAYENNELSMKATAKGLLGKTKIHGRLPVVVNQDLKEGEGIDVEAVNSGIECGTKVKN, from the coding sequence ATGTTATTTTTTATTTTTGGAAATAATAAAGCACAATATATACCTAAAAATAACGCTGAAACCCTAAAAAAAGAAGCTAAAATTTATGCTGAAAAAACTTATCAACAGCTTTCTGAAGATGAGAAAATAGGGCAACTTTTTATAGTCGCATTATATACTAATAAAGGGGAATCATTCATCAATCAAGTCAAGACATTAGTGGAGAAGGAAAATATAGGGGGGCTTATACTGATGCAAGATGATACACGTAGGCATATAAGTTTAGTAAACGAACTTCAAGGTAAATCTAAAATACCTTTGATGATAGGTATGGATGCAGAGTGGGGACTTTACCAAAGGCTTCCAATCGCACATAAGTTCCCTTGGGCAATGACGCTTGGGGCGGTTCAAGATAATACACTTATTTATGAAATGGCAGCCAAAATAGCTGAAGATTGTAAAAGAATGGGGATTTATTGGGATTTTGCTCCTGTGGTAGATGTTAACACCAATCCCATCAATCCCATTATAGGTAATCGTTCTTTTGGGTCTAATGTGAAAAAAGTGATAGAGAAAGGGTTGGCTTACAGTTATGGTTTGCAGGATAATGGAGTTTTGGCAAGTATTAAGCATTTCCCAGGTCATGGGGATACCGATACCGATTCTCATTTGGATTTACCTGTGGTTAATCATTCATTACACAGACTTAATAAAGTAGAGTTAGCTCCATTTAAAGCACTTATGGATAAAAAAATAGGCGGTGTTATGGTGGCTCATCTCTATGTTCCGTCTTTGGAAAGCCAAAAAGGAATTCCAGCTTCTATTTCGTATAATATTGTAACTAATTTGTTGAAAAATAAGTATGGTTATCAAGGGCTTATTATTACCGATGCTCTTAATATGAATGCGGTTGCAAAAAGGTTCAATTCAGGAGAGTTAGATTTAAGAGCTTTTAAAGCTGGTAATGATATTATGCTGTTCTCTCAAGATGTACCTTCTGGTAAAAGGTTAATTAAGAAGGCTTTGCAGTCTGGCGAGATTTCTCAAGATAGACTAAAAGAATCGGTGATAAAAATTCTAGAAGCAAAGTATCTACTGGGTTTACAAGATTTTAAACCTATTGATGCCAATAACATAGAAAGAGATTTAAATAATGATACTCATCAAAAATTAACGGAAAAGTTATACGCCAACGCTTTAACATTGATAAAAGATGAGGCAAAAGCTCTACCTTTAAAATCATCAAAATACTATTATTTACCTTTGGAGGAAGCCTCTTATCAAGATTTTGTTAAAGAACTTCAAAATGAACGAGAAGTGGAGCTTATTACAGAAGATAAACTAAATACTTTACCTCAAAATACTTCAATTATTGTAGGGCTTCATAAGGATAACAGCACAGCATATAAGCCTTATAAAATATCTGCTAAATCTAAGGCAATTTTGGATAGAGTAGCAGCTAAGCATCAGTTGATATTAGTAGTATTTGGTAGTCCTTACGCTTTGAGAGATATAAATATAAAGAATTATCCAACGATACTTGTAGCTTATGAAAATAATGAATTGTCTATGAAAGCTACTGCCAAAGGGCTTCTAGGTAAAACTAAAATACATGGGCGACTTCCTGTGGTGGTAAATCAAGATTTAAAAGAAGGAGAGGGAATAGATGTGGAAGCAGTGAATAGCGGGATTGAGTGTGGTACTAAAGTTAAAAACTAA
- a CDS encoding MFS transporter, whose product MEQNTAQTKWSQFISLIIVFFFWGFVAASNDNLIPVFKKSFTLSQVQSQLVAWAFYAAYFIGSVIFFIISLFSDILQKFGYKKTLAFGLVISAIGAFLFVPAASNHSFGFFLTALFIVGLGFSVQQIVANPLAIKMGSPETGAHRLTLAGGINSLGTTIGPILLGLALFGTGGNGDTNLNLNDVKLPFIILGIAFILVAVFMLFSKIEDPSKDLTSDEVDNTNKDSSFNIFSYPQLLLGMLAIFIYVGVEVSIISNLPALLHTAEFGNVLEHNIAPFVSLYWGSLMIGRWNGGINVFNTSSSTNLALKFIVPFIAFGIILGANHLSGKDISAFYVYPIWIFIFIVMSFLGGKNAGKTLMIFGVAGAVMMILGLFYPDKEIAKYFFISGGLFCSIMWPSIFDLAIAGLGKNTGKASSFLVMMILGGGVIPLIQGWVCDHDLTSPNGILGMTYTHFSYIIPVICFSYLAFYGFITPKILKKKGVILSESSSNAH is encoded by the coding sequence ATGGAACAAAATACAGCACAAACCAAATGGTCTCAATTTATATCCCTAATTATTGTATTCTTCTTTTGGGGATTTGTAGCCGCAAGTAACGATAATCTTATTCCTGTTTTTAAGAAGAGTTTTACTCTTTCTCAGGTGCAGTCTCAACTAGTCGCGTGGGCATTCTATGCTGCTTATTTCATAGGTTCGGTTATATTTTTCATCATTTCTTTGTTTAGTGATATTCTGCAAAAATTTGGTTATAAAAAGACCTTAGCCTTCGGGTTGGTAATTTCTGCTATTGGTGCCTTTTTGTTTGTACCAGCAGCTAGTAATCATAGTTTTGGGTTCTTTTTAACAGCTTTGTTTATTGTAGGATTAGGATTTTCTGTTCAACAGATTGTTGCCAATCCTCTCGCTATTAAAATGGGAAGCCCCGAAACTGGTGCTCACAGACTAACCTTAGCAGGAGGCATCAACTCTTTGGGAACTACCATCGGTCCTATTTTGTTAGGATTAGCTCTTTTTGGAACGGGAGGCAACGGAGATACTAACCTAAACCTCAACGATGTTAAATTACCGTTTATCATACTTGGAATTGCCTTTATACTCGTGGCAGTATTTATGCTATTTTCTAAAATAGAAGACCCTTCTAAAGACCTCACTTCAGATGAAGTAGATAATACAAATAAAGATTCCTCTTTCAATATCTTTAGTTATCCGCAACTCCTATTAGGAATGCTTGCCATTTTCATTTATGTAGGTGTTGAGGTTTCTATTATTAGTAATTTACCTGCTTTATTACACACTGCAGAATTTGGTAATGTTTTAGAACATAATATTGCTCCTTTTGTATCGCTCTATTGGGGTAGCTTGATGATTGGAAGATGGAATGGAGGCATCAATGTTTTCAATACCTCGTCTTCTACTAATTTAGCTTTAAAATTTATTGTTCCGTTCATAGCATTCGGAATTATTTTAGGAGCTAACCATCTAAGTGGAAAAGATATTTCTGCATTTTACGTCTACCCTATTTGGATTTTTATTTTTATCGTTATGAGTTTCCTAGGTGGTAAAAACGCTGGAAAAACACTAATGATTTTTGGCGTAGCTGGTGCAGTAATGATGATTTTAGGTTTATTTTACCCAGACAAAGAAATTGCCAAATATTTCTTTATTTCAGGTGGATTATTTTGCTCTATTATGTGGCCTTCTATTTTTGACTTGGCAATCGCAGGGCTTGGTAAAAATACTGGTAAAGCCTCTTCGTTCTTGGTAATGATGATTCTAGGAGGTGGTGTTATCCCTCTGATACAAGGGTGGGTTTGCGACCATGACCTTACCTCTCCAAACGGAATTTTAGGAATGACTTATACGCATTTCTCGTACATTATTCCTGTGATATGCTTCAGTTATTTGGCATTTTATGGTTTTATTACTCCTAAAATTCTTAAAAAGAAAGGCGTTATTCTTTCTGAAAGTTCTAGTAATGCACACTAG
- a CDS encoding DUF2851 family protein yields MTEQLLQYLWNFKIFKTFDFKDTKGNKVEVLDFGQWNFDEGADFLFAKIKYQNIVLAGSIELHLKSSDYQKHQHHLNREYDNIILHVVYTHDKDVEELVEKNIPTLELKDYLEISTLEKYQQLKAQNEFIPCEKLIEVSKIPFQFSEETLLKKLDQKSLEIETELVKTKNNYEEVLFQNLAYAFGLKVNASIFKQMAESVGFAIVNKIRHHQNQLEALFFGLSGWLEKPSDTETEMWKREFDFLKAKYQLNDAFVTPKFLRLRPANFPTIRLSQLAHLYHLHQNLFSKIIKASCLEELYELFTPIKASEYWDNHYNFGKPTDKKSVKKLTKSFIDLVILNAVLPLKYTYHKHSEEEISETILGFYQNIKPEKNSIIEQWEALKVPIKTAMDSQAYLFQYKNFCSQKKCLTCGVGYQLLKR; encoded by the coding sequence ATGACTGAGCAACTACTGCAATATCTTTGGAATTTTAAAATCTTTAAAACTTTTGATTTTAAAGATACTAAAGGTAATAAGGTAGAGGTTTTAGATTTTGGTCAATGGAATTTTGATGAAGGAGCCGATTTTTTGTTTGCCAAAATTAAATATCAAAATATTGTTTTAGCAGGAAGTATAGAATTGCATTTGAAGTCTTCGGATTATCAAAAACATCAACATCATTTGAATAGGGAATATGATAATATTATTTTGCATGTGGTCTACACTCATGATAAAGATGTGGAAGAGCTGGTTGAGAAAAATATCCCAACATTAGAGCTTAAAGATTATTTGGAAATTTCTACACTAGAGAAATATCAGCAGTTGAAGGCTCAAAATGAGTTTATTCCGTGTGAGAAATTGATAGAGGTTTCTAAAATTCCATTTCAGTTTTCAGAGGAAACTTTACTTAAAAAACTTGACCAAAAGTCTTTGGAAATAGAAACAGAACTCGTTAAAACTAAAAATAATTACGAAGAAGTTTTATTTCAAAATTTGGCGTATGCTTTTGGACTTAAAGTCAACGCTTCCATTTTCAAACAAATGGCGGAAAGTGTAGGTTTTGCTATTGTAAATAAAATAAGGCACCATCAAAATCAATTAGAAGCTTTATTTTTCGGGTTGAGTGGCTGGCTAGAAAAGCCTTCCGATACGGAAACCGAGATGTGGAAAAGAGAGTTTGATTTTTTGAAAGCCAAATATCAACTGAATGATGCTTTTGTGACTCCTAAATTTTTAAGATTAAGACCTGCAAATTTTCCTACAATAAGGCTGTCTCAGTTGGCACATCTTTACCATTTGCATCAAAATTTATTTTCAAAAATAATTAAAGCGTCTTGCCTTGAGGAGCTTTATGAATTGTTTACACCAATTAAAGCATCGGAGTATTGGGATAATCATTATAATTTCGGAAAACCAACGGATAAAAAATCAGTTAAAAAACTGACGAAGAGTTTCATAGATTTAGTTATTCTTAATGCGGTTCTCCCTTTAAAATATACTTATCATAAACATTCGGAGGAAGAAATTTCCGAAACTATTTTAGGTTTTTACCAAAATATTAAACCAGAAAAAAATAGTATCATAGAACAGTGGGAAGCTTTAAAAGTTCCTATTAAGACGGCTATGGACAGCCAAGCTTATTTATTTCAGTATAAAAACTTTTGTAGTCAGAAAAAATGTCTAACTTGCGGCGTTGGATATCAACTTTTAAAAAGATAG
- a CDS encoding DUF3810 domain-containing protein: MHTSDLHKKKRFWAGILFAQFVLFYILSKIALAVECFNSLFELKKETHQYLSSLFPFSIGDILYIVLFVILIYNLVSIFKKKKQSLLKLLVGVNICYFIYQSFWGMTYFQPPIINLLPKEEPSINEAKTLAIKYLNLCKESRAQVSEDSNGVFKIKNLSIVTSEILNQQKQLPLGLNSKITTDISNFKPSIFSFIMNDTGILGYYNPFSAEAQYNPNLPDTYLPFTLAHESAHQLGYAREQEANFIGYLIGIDSDNIDLKYSTQYFTLKSLLNSLVDTEPQFVEKILSEYSDGMKRDRAYEKDFINKHTGLISDFFGLTNHLFLKSNQQEGRITYSYFIELLIKYERLSITN; the protein is encoded by the coding sequence ATGCACACTAGTGATTTACATAAAAAGAAAAGATTTTGGGCAGGCATTTTGTTTGCCCAATTTGTTTTATTCTATATTCTATCCAAAATTGCTTTAGCTGTTGAATGCTTTAACTCTCTTTTTGAACTAAAAAAAGAAACACATCAATATCTTTCATCTTTGTTTCCGTTTTCTATTGGAGATATATTGTACATTGTTTTATTTGTAATCCTCATTTATAACTTAGTTTCAATATTTAAAAAGAAAAAACAATCATTACTAAAACTATTAGTAGGAGTTAATATATGCTATTTCATCTATCAAAGTTTTTGGGGAATGACTTATTTTCAACCACCAATAATAAATCTTTTACCCAAAGAAGAACCTAGTATTAACGAAGCTAAAACTCTTGCTATTAAATATCTCAACTTATGTAAAGAAAGTAGAGCACAAGTCTCCGAAGATTCTAACGGTGTTTTTAAGATAAAAAATTTAAGTATTGTAACCTCTGAAATTCTTAATCAACAGAAGCAACTTCCTTTAGGTTTAAACTCTAAAATAACAACTGACATCTCCAATTTCAAACCTAGTATTTTTTCTTTTATAATGAATGATACAGGTATTTTAGGGTATTACAATCCTTTTTCTGCCGAAGCTCAATATAACCCTAATCTTCCTGATACTTATTTGCCATTCACTCTAGCCCACGAAAGTGCCCACCAGCTAGGTTACGCGAGGGAGCAAGAAGCTAATTTCATAGGTTATCTCATAGGAATCGATAGTGATAATATTGACCTAAAATACAGCACTCAATATTTCACTCTTAAAAGTTTACTTAACTCGTTAGTAGATACAGAGCCTCAATTCGTTGAAAAAATCCTTAGTGAATATTCTGATGGAATGAAACGAGACCGAGCTTATGAGAAAGATTTTATAAATAAGCATACAGGACTCATTTCTGATTTTTTTGGATTGACTAACCATCTATTCCTGAAATCTAATCAGCAAGAAGGCAGAATTACTTACTCTTACTTTATTGAACTTTTAATCAAGTACGAACGACTTTCTATCACTAATTAA
- a CDS encoding GNAT family N-acetyltransferase — protein sequence MMKIQIKPVNSNNITKLQEIYQSYINTFPKDERRDEAGFWALARKDFSPIREIIRGEDSVGYIIVWDLSLCLFVEHFEIYTSFRNQNLGSQVLNYLKNKFPLVILESEPENLGELASRRLEFYQRNGFVILDKNYIQPAYSKGKVPVNLYLLGTNNSDDLSFLVKEIRDIVYK from the coding sequence ATGATGAAGATACAAATAAAGCCTGTGAATAGTAATAATATTACTAAACTACAGGAAATCTATCAGTCTTATATAAATACTTTTCCAAAAGACGAACGCAGAGATGAAGCAGGTTTTTGGGCTTTAGCTAGAAAAGATTTTTCTCCTATAAGAGAAATTATAAGGGGAGAAGATAGTGTAGGCTATATTATTGTGTGGGATTTATCATTATGCTTGTTTGTAGAGCATTTTGAAATATATACTTCGTTTAGAAATCAAAATTTAGGTTCTCAAGTATTGAATTATTTAAAGAATAAATTTCCATTGGTAATCTTGGAATCAGAACCTGAAAATTTAGGAGAGCTAGCATCTAGGAGGTTGGAGTTTTACCAGCGTAATGGTTTTGTAATTTTGGACAAAAATTATATTCAACCAGCTTATTCAAAGGGAAAAGTGCCTGTAAATCTATATTTGCTAGGGACGAATAACTCTGATGATTTATCCTTTCTTGTTAAAGAAATAAGGGATATAGTTTATAAGTGA
- a CDS encoding outer membrane beta-barrel family protein yields the protein MKKQLILLSLVSSLCVMAQEKGGSKEKRIEEVTITKTKKAVEQKADRTIFDFSEQPQLNSGTALDGIKKLPGLVSSDVAGMLYQGKMLDVFMDGRPLNISSNELNAFLEGMPANSIDRIEIITQPGAEFPATSGGAILNIITSKTAKNYLTATYSGNYSFTNEEKVRSRTNNSVLLNAKNKWFGWQLNVGQNYRESLLRGNTDNITSVFTDRWGRGSFIKAAMTLDIGQDRLLLNYDLNHNNNDARTNSSGIILGVPYERLDETNSLGDRHEFIATYQKKFDDKNKKLDFKFSFNKNDNKFQQENQIFNGVGRSELTLDNLSDARISTFKVDYSQPINILDEGKISFGGLYEKLNFNTQSGGITNLDYQRQTASSYVELQATLGKFDFIAGTRAEDYDISGEAYNATTKSNKQLIPFNQFRFFPNASVQYNFGKQVYFALNYNKKITLPSISALNPNNNTFANGNLWTTGNPELQPTIFDNYEAKLSAFDYAFIGYNVSVAKNQLIQMIIRQGDVIVHRQDNLPQFRIHNFNVGLPLPFMLFHKPLSEVMKMNFNPDKINFMYLYAGYQKHEIPEVKTKGFWILNLMSQFILPKDIKLVANFGYLTPNGNYYYFVADKPFMNTLDLTLSKKFMHDRLSVSVFANDILNGQRMQVRSLAQTPNVVLFNKWDSRSFGLSINYKIPTKNRLAKETPNLLNKDKKEDTGLIQGL from the coding sequence ATGAAAAAACAATTAATTCTGTTGTCTTTGGTGAGTTCATTGTGTGTGATGGCACAAGAAAAAGGTGGCTCAAAAGAGAAAAGGATAGAAGAAGTTACCATCACCAAAACCAAAAAGGCGGTAGAACAAAAAGCAGATAGAACGATTTTTGACTTTTCGGAACAGCCTCAACTTAATTCAGGGACAGCTTTAGATGGGATAAAAAAACTGCCAGGGCTTGTGTCATCTGATGTGGCAGGTATGCTTTATCAAGGTAAGATGTTAGATGTATTTATGGACGGCAGACCGCTGAATATTTCCAGTAACGAACTGAATGCCTTTCTAGAAGGTATGCCAGCTAATTCTATAGACCGTATAGAGATTATCACACAACCAGGGGCAGAATTTCCTGCAACTTCTGGAGGAGCAATCCTTAATATTATCACTTCCAAAACGGCTAAAAATTACCTTACAGCTACTTATTCTGGCAATTACTCTTTTACCAATGAAGAAAAAGTACGCAGCCGAACTAATAACTCCGTTTTACTTAACGCTAAAAATAAATGGTTTGGTTGGCAGCTTAATGTGGGGCAAAATTACAGAGAATCTCTACTTAGAGGGAATACCGATAATATTACCTCTGTATTTACCGACCGATGGGGGCGTGGTTCTTTTATTAAAGCGGCAATGACTCTGGATATTGGTCAAGACAGATTATTGTTAAACTACGACCTTAACCATAATAACAATGATGCTAGAACAAATAGTAGTGGTATTATTTTAGGAGTGCCTTACGAAAGATTAGACGAAACCAATTCATTGGGAGATAGACACGAGTTTATCGCCACTTATCAGAAGAAATTCGATGATAAAAATAAAAAATTAGATTTTAAATTTTCATTCAATAAGAATGATAACAAATTCCAGCAGGAAAATCAAATATTTAACGGCGTTGGAAGAAGTGAATTGACATTAGACAATCTATCAGATGCCAGAATTTCTACTTTTAAGGTAGATTACTCTCAACCGATAAATATTTTAGATGAAGGTAAAATCAGTTTTGGTGGGTTGTACGAGAAGCTGAATTTTAATACCCAATCTGGAGGTATTACTAATCTAGATTATCAAAGGCAAACCGCCTCGTCTTATGTAGAGTTACAAGCCACTTTAGGGAAATTTGATTTCATAGCAGGAACTCGTGCCGAAGATTACGATATTTCAGGAGAGGCTTACAATGCAACTACAAAGTCTAATAAACAACTAATCCCTTTTAATCAGTTTAGGTTTTTCCCCAATGCAAGTGTGCAGTACAACTTTGGTAAGCAGGTTTATTTTGCTTTAAACTATAACAAAAAAATTACGCTGCCTAGCATTTCTGCCCTTAACCCTAACAACAATACCTTTGCTAACGGAAACCTTTGGACGACGGGTAATCCCGAACTCCAACCGACGATTTTTGACAACTATGAAGCTAAACTTTCTGCGTTTGACTATGCCTTTATCGGCTATAATGTAAGCGTGGCTAAAAATCAGCTCATTCAGATGATTATTCGTCAGGGAGATGTGATTGTTCATCGTCAGGATAATTTACCACAATTTAGAATCCACAACTTTAATGTAGGGCTTCCGTTGCCGTTTATGCTATTCCATAAACCGTTAAGCGAGGTAATGAAGATGAATTTTAACCCAGACAAAATCAACTTTATGTACCTCTATGCGGGCTACCAAAAACACGAAATTCCAGAAGTGAAAACCAAAGGATTTTGGATTTTGAACCTAATGTCGCAGTTTATACTTCCGAAAGATATCAAGCTAGTAGCTAATTTTGGATACCTTACACCGAACGGAAACTACTACTATTTTGTAGCCGATAAACCGTTTATGAACACGCTAGACCTTACACTTTCCAAGAAGTTTATGCACGACCGTTTGAGTGTTTCGGTATTTGCTAATGATATTTTAAACGGACAAAGAATGCAGGTGCGTTCTCTAGCACAAACGCCCAATGTTGTACTCTTTAATAAGTGGGACAGCCGTAGCTTCGGACTTTCTATAAACTACAAAATCCCAACTAAAAACCGCCTAGCAAAAGAAACCCCTAACCTTTTGAATAAGGATAAAAAAGAAGATACAGGGCTTATCCAAGGTCTTTAA
- a CDS encoding lysophospholipid acyltransferase family protein: protein MVALVYLWRLWFVILNIVLVLILGPWVYLFSFRKGHYKICYFFIRLWALGVFYGMGFRYELIKKTSKSLNPNTQYIVIANHTSVIDVMLMVILLPNHPICFVGKKELVKIPIFGTIYKRVAVMVDRNSPKSRAEVYTRSAERMRSGQNMVIFPEGGVPDDTSIILDDFKNGAFSLAVEHSMPLAIFTFIGLKEMFPFDNSKGYPGKIKVFLNEIVDNPITYNVEELKVKAHQLIKNTLEENTL, encoded by the coding sequence ATGGTGGCACTGGTTTATCTATGGCGTTTATGGTTTGTGATACTAAACATTGTTCTAGTGCTAATACTAGGACCTTGGGTTTATCTTTTTTCATTTAGAAAGGGGCACTACAAAATTTGTTATTTTTTTATTAGACTTTGGGCGTTAGGCGTATTCTATGGTATGGGCTTTAGATACGAGTTGATTAAAAAAACTTCAAAAAGTCTTAATCCTAACACACAATACATCGTGATTGCCAACCATACTTCTGTGATTGATGTTATGCTGATGGTTATCTTATTACCTAATCACCCTATTTGTTTTGTAGGAAAAAAAGAGTTGGTAAAAATCCCCATTTTCGGAACTATTTACAAGAGAGTAGCGGTGATGGTGGACAGAAACAGCCCGAAAAGCAGAGCCGAAGTGTACACAAGGTCTGCCGAAAGAATGAGAAGTGGACAAAATATGGTGATTTTCCCTGAAGGTGGCGTTCCTGATGACACAAGCATTATTCTAGACGATTTTAAGAACGGAGCCTTCTCCCTAGCGGTGGAACATAGTATGCCACTAGCTATATTTACGTTCATCGGGCTTAAGGAAATGTTCCCTTTTGATAATTCTAAAGGTTATCCTGGTAAAATAAAAGTATTCTTGAATGAGATTGTTGATAATCCTATAACCTATAATGTAGAGGAACTTAAAGTAAAGGCACATCAACTTATCAAAAACACACTAGAAGAAAACACTCTATAA
- the bshA gene encoding N-acetyl-alpha-D-glucosaminyl L-malate synthase BshA: MKIGILCYPTYGGSGIVATELGMSLAQKGYEIHFISSNLPARLDMTNPNIFFHKVNVETYPLFKYQPYDIALSSAIYQVVKLYKLDLIHVHYAIPYAYAAFVAKQMLKDEGILIPMVTTLHGTDITLVGQYPSYKAAVQFSINHSDTVTSVSESLKKDTLKAFTIKKEIQVIPNFIDNDLYNSFVGCCRRLFAEDDEKLLIHVSNLRKVKRIPDVLEVFKRVQEKVLSKLVIIGEGPDMELINDFLMAYPYLIDKIRILGKTNDLYQILKCTDVFLLPSEQESFGLAALEAMAAGNAVISSNAGGIPEVNIQGETGFLTEVGDVETMAKKTINLLQDDALLQKMKEKAKEVALRFDLKNILPQYEQMYRETIESFKN; the protein is encoded by the coding sequence ATGAAAATAGGTATTTTATGCTATCCTACTTATGGAGGAAGTGGTATTGTGGCTACCGAATTAGGAATGAGTTTAGCTCAAAAAGGTTATGAGATACACTTCATTAGTTCTAACCTTCCCGCACGGTTGGATATGACTAATCCTAACATTTTTTTCCATAAAGTAAATGTTGAAACCTATCCATTGTTTAAATATCAGCCGTATGATATTGCATTGTCTTCAGCTATTTATCAGGTAGTTAAACTTTATAAATTAGACCTCATACACGTTCATTATGCTATTCCGTATGCTTATGCCGCTTTTGTAGCAAAACAGATGTTGAAAGATGAAGGTATTTTGATTCCCATGGTTACTACATTACACGGCACCGATATTACTTTGGTAGGGCAATATCCTAGTTACAAGGCAGCGGTTCAGTTTTCTATCAACCATTCAGATACGGTAACTTCTGTTTCGGAAAGTCTTAAAAAAGATACTTTGAAAGCTTTTACTATTAAAAAAGAAATACAAGTTATTCCTAATTTTATTGATAACGATTTGTATAACAGTTTTGTAGGTTGTTGTAGAAGACTATTTGCAGAAGATGATGAAAAACTACTGATTCATGTTTCCAACCTAAGAAAAGTTAAGAGAATTCCTGATGTGCTAGAGGTATTTAAAAGGGTGCAGGAAAAAGTATTAAGTAAATTGGTAATTATTGGCGAAGGTCCTGATATGGAGCTGATTAACGATTTTCTTATGGCTTACCCATACCTCATAGACAAAATAAGGATTTTAGGTAAAACTAATGATTTATACCAGATTTTAAAATGTACTGATGTGTTTTTGCTTCCTTCTGAACAAGAGAGTTTTGGTTTGGCAGCGTTGGAAGCAATGGCGGCAGGGAATGCAGTGATTAGTAGTAATGCAGGAGGGATACCAGAAGTAAACATACAAGGAGAAACAGGCTTTTTGACGGAAGTGGGCGATGTGGAAACTATGGCTAAAAAGACCATCAATCTCTTGCAAGACGATGCTTTGCTTCAAAAAATGAAAGAAAAAGCAAAAGAAGTAGCCCTGCGTTTTGATTTAAAAAATATTCTCCCACAATACGAGCAGATGTATCGTGAAACAATAGAATCGTTTAAAAATTAA